A window of Otariodibacter oris genomic DNA:
AACGATCATCATCATCGAGGAAAAGCAACCAGTCATACTGAGCGGCTGCGACACCAATATTGCGACTTTCAGCTGCTCCTTTATTTGCTTGATTACGGACTAAGGTAACAGTAAATGGATAATCCTGCGTGATTTCTACTGGCTCAACAGAATTATCATCCACAATCACGACTTCAAAATTAAAGCGAGTTTGATAGGTTAAGCTTTGCAATAAAGCGGTAACTTCACCCTTTCGGTTATAAGAAGGCACTATAATACTTAACATTTACTTTATTCCTTCCCTTTAAATAAGATAAGTTGCTTGCCTGCATTGCCAAATAAAGATAAAAACATGAGTAATACCATCATAATTCCAGGGAATGCGTAAGTATCGGCTTTCACATTGAGTACACTTAGAATAAAGAGCGTAGATAAAATAAACTTCCAACTACCCTCAAACCAATTTTGTGCAATACGGAAAACAAAATAAGCGGTAAAAGCAAAACACACGATCAAATAACCTATTCCACCATACAACACTTGGCGAATAAAGCCAGAATCTGTTCTGCCATAGTATCCCCCTTCAGGTGCATAGTAATAACCATCGCCGAATAGAATTTGTTTTAACTCTGGTACAAATAAATGTTGTTGTACTAAAGTTTCTGTAGATGAACTAATTCGTCCCGTACCATGAATAATATTAATTAAAGGTTCTAAAGCATGAGCAACATATTTATGTTCTGGATAATTAAAAGCTAAAAATAGACAAACTCCACCAAATACTAGCAATGAAGGAATGTATCGCCATTTAAAATAGACAAGAATACTCACCACCGATAATGCTAAAAATGTTCTGCCTGAGATCAATCCAATAAAAAGCAATAAAAATAAGAAAACACTATTCATCGTATTATGTTTTGCATTATAAGCGAGTAAGAAATGAAGTAGCATTAAGTAAAAAATACTTAATTGGAAAAATGCCGATGAGGTCAAATTATATAAGCGATATTCTTGTTCAGAACCATAAAAACGCGGTAAGACAATATTGGTGGATAAAGCAAAATCGATCATAAAAGGAATACCAAGCAATGCTAAAAAACCAATGATTGCTTGTACACTGATCCCAATTTTAAAATCGCTAATCAATTTTTCTGAGGATTGATTAATATAAAATGCATTATAAATTGCCACCCCCAATCCAAACAAAATAAGCCCTTTGATATACATTAAGGCAACAGAAAAATCAGCGGTTTTATAAATTAAGGCGGGAATAATACTGATGACAATTAACCCCAACACAACACCTAAGCTATCAACAGGAACAATAAAGCCTTGTCTAAAATCCCCTTTTAGCTTTTTATAAAGTAGCCAACAACCTGTAACTATACCAACAAAAAATGCCATTCTAAAAAAATGGAATAGCCAAGGATCATAAATATAAAATAAATTCACTAATGCTGACATATTACTATCCTGATAACTTCAAATTACGCTTGATCGCCAGTAATTTTTTAAATGGATATTTGATTAACTTTTTGATGAGATTATTAGACACTGAACCTCTGATTGATTCTAAGTTACTGTTTAATTTTGGATTTTCAATTGCCATCAATGGACGCACATATTGAATATCTAAGCCGAATTTATCACCAAAGAGAATAAAATCATCCGCTAGCCAATAAGGTTTATTACCCATTTCCTCAATAAATTTTCTCGCCACCGATTTCTTAATCAAATAAGCCACTGTACCTGCAAAATAGTTTTTATAAGGGTAAACCACATTAAAGTAACATCCATCCATTCTCTGTTGCAGGAATTGATAGGTTGTTGGATAATTGATTTCCAGTTCTAGATGATTAAAATCGGTAATCTTCGATTGTCCAACTAAAACTAAGTCGGCTGATATGCCTTGCTGAATAAGTTTTGTGAGTTGAGCCTGAAAATCGTGATTAAATAATGCATCATCTTCACAAATTAAGCAGAAATCATTATCCGCAATACTTTCATCATCAATAATCTGTTGATACACACCTAAATGGCTTAGCGTGCATCCCACTTCACCTTTTGTCACTGCTCTAGCGTATTTTTGCAAAAAATATTCACAATCAAACCGCTTACTGAGACTATCCAAATCATCATTCATCGTATTAAATGCAGAAAAAACTTGAAAATCTCTTGTATCAGGTTGTGCAAAAAATAATTCTCTACGATGTGTATCTTTATCTAATGAAATTAAATATTTTTTCATCTTATTCTCTAATATCAATAATATTAATCCCTACTTTTTTAAGTAATTCATAACTCTCAATAAAAGCAGGCTCATCCGTATCTATTCTAAGTGAAGTTACCTCTATATTTTCATTGTGATAAACATTAAGTACCGCACTACTAAAATAGGTATAGATTTTACATTTTTTATTTTTTACAACCTGAGATAAATAATCCTCTAGAATAAGTGGTGTATCAATATATTCAACCTGACTTAATTGATACTGCTCTCTTGGATGAGGAAAATAATATTGAATATTAAATTTTTTAATAACACTCTCTGCTAACTTTATATTTTTTTCATTCTCTAAAAAGGCAGGTTGCCCAAGTAAGATAGAAACTGACTCAACATTGCTTGATGAAGATAAAGATGAAAAAAGATCAATATTGATTGTATTACTAATAATGTTAGGAAAATCTGGATAGATCGTATAATGAGCCTCAGATAATGATTTAAGAATTTCTACACTATATTTATTATGTAACACTCGATTTATAGTTCGACGAATAAATGTTTTCGGTTCATCTTTATAATAAACACTTGAAGGCACAATATTTGCTGTACCATCATCAAAGGTATAAAAATGCTGAAAACTGATTGAACTAAGCAAAAACTGAATCTGAATATCATTAATACTTGCAACAAATACTCGCTGAAAATTTTTACGGTAAAATCGATACTTTAATTCGATAATTTCTTTAAGAAGATTAAAGCGATCAGTATGTTGATGTAATGAAAAAAACTGATTACATTTAGCTTGTAATTTCTCTGAGTAATGTTGATATTTCTCATTATCAACGGGATAAATCATCACACCATAAAACTTTTCATTAGGATAAAGCTCAATAATCCTTTCAGCAATCAGCACATGTAATGGGGTATAACATATTATAATATTCATTCCATTCCTCCTACTTTGCCAACTCGAGCAGTCATAAAATATAAAATAGGAATAATAGAAAGTGAGCCTAAAATACCTGCGTAAGGAATATACTCAATTTTGGTATAAGTTAATCCCACCAAGCTAACTAAATAAATGACAGTGGATAAAACCGAGCAAACAGAGATAAATTTATTTTTCCCATAATAAAACAAGTAATTAACTAAAATAAAATAAGGGATTGTCATCGCTACCGATAGCAAGAAAAGCACCATATAGTATTTTGCCCCTACAAATTGATCACTTAATAACCACGCCACAACAGATTCAGGAACGAGCCACATTAAAATTGCAGGTATAGGCACAATGATAAAAGAGAGTAATGCCCATCTATGTACGTCTTTCACATTGATCTTTTTCTGTTTCAAGGCATCAAAAAAATACGGAATACTCGCTTTATTTACCGCTTGTAGAAGAATCATCAATATAGCTGCAATTTGGGCTCCCATCGCATATAAGCCTAAATCTGCTTCATTAAATTTATGAAAGATAAAGATTCGATCTAACTGCCCTTTTAGGAATAAACTGGAATTATGCAAAATAAGAGGCACACCAAATCCTAATAAATAGAATAATGCGGACTTATATTGTTTTAGGGAAAAGAATGTTGTTTTGACTTTTTTTCTATACAGTAAATAACTTCCCACAAAAACCGTAACATTTCCCAATAAAATTGCAATCAAACGCTTTTCAACTAAATCTGTATCAAATATTTCGAGTAGTAAAATAGTGAAAACTACAGCTGTTATACTTGAGAAAAATTGAATCACTGTATAAGGAATAGCTTGTTTCTGGCATTGCCGAATACTGAGCTGAACACCTAAAAAAGATTGAAAAACAGCAGATAATGCAACATACAGTAGGATTTCATTATTAAAAAACCAACAAACGAGCAAAACGACTATTCCCATAAAAATGGTATAGGTATAACCAGTAGATACCACTAAATCAAGGGAACGTTTTCCATACACATAAAAATAACGGGTAATAGCCCCTTCCTGACTTAACCCTACAATAATAAAAAATAAAACGGTAAATGTTTGGTAATAAGAAAGCTCACCAAAGCCCTCAACGCCAAGCTTACGAGATAGATAAGGTAAGAGTAGAAATGGCATTGATCGAGAGGCTAATTCACCGATTAAGTAAATAAAGCTATCCTTAACTACTTTCATTACATCTCTTTCTCGATTAAACTTTCTACCAAAATAAACGTGTCATCAGAACTAACAATAATCTCATCGAACATATTGACCTCTTTAGTAACTAATACCACTCAACTAAGAAATACCGCCAACTAACTGTAAATTTTTATCTTTAATTCCTTTTGAGCCTGCTCGTGCAGGAATAATTGCAATATATTTCATTAAACTGACCGCTTATATGATTTTATAAAGGTTGCTATTCTAATTTCAAAGGCTAACTTAAACAACAGGGAAGGGCAATAATAGACAATATAATCTGAATGATGAATAATACTATTTTCTATTTATCTCTTGTAACAATATGTTTGAACTTACAAAAATCATTACAACTGTTGTTTTGTCACCTTTCAATGTCCTAATTTTATGGATAATCTCGCTGATCCTATCAGCATTGAAATATAAAAAACTAAGCTATTTTACTACTTTTCTTGGAATATTTATTCTATACGCTTTTAGTATTCCCTATACTTCTCAAAAATTACATGACTCCCTTGTTACCGAAGATAATCTGACTTTGGATGATTATAAATCAGCGCAAGCGATTGTATTACTGGGTGGTGGGTTGCGTGATAGCAAAGAACTCTTTTCAAAATTAGCGATTAGTGAAGTGGCTCTTGAAAGAGTGCGTTATGCTGCTTACTTGCAGAAAGAAACTCAGTTACCTCTCTTGATTACAGGCAGTAGTCCAAATGGCACATCAGAAGCGGCAGTTATGGCTAGAGAGCTTAATATGTTCTTTAATATCCCAACCACATGGCTTGAAGAAAAAGCTAAAACAACAAAAGAAAATGCTGAATTCAGTCATCAAATATTAGCAAAAGAAAACATGAATAAAATTATTGTGGTAACAAATCAATGGCATATGCAGAGGGCAAAATTTTTATTTGAGCGAGAAGGATTTGAGGTTTTACCCGCGAGCGTTGGTGCTGGTATTACACCCGCAACCTATGGCTTAAATATGATGTATTTCATCCCACAATCGGGGGCATTACACAGCAATATGCTAGCCGTCAAAGAATGGCTAGGATATTGGAAAGAAAAGTGGTAAAAATAAAAACACCCAGTTTAATGAAATAAAATAAGCATTAAACTGGGTATAATTTCTACAAAATTAGAATTTCACAGGCGTTGCTGTTTTTTCTAACACTTCAAGTAATTCACTGATATTTTTCTTACCTTGAGTTTTTAACCATTCACGCGCAGCATCTACGCCTTTTTCTTTATAGGTTTCTGCTGCCCCTGCCCAAGTTGCACGACCACATAATACGCCGTTAAATTGGCTACCCGCTTCTTTAGCGAACTTCAATGTATCTTGGAATAATTTCGCTGAAACACCCGCACTTAAGAAAATAAATGGTAATGGAGTTGCTTCGCTTTGTTGTCTAAAGAATGCTTTTGCTTCTTCTTGAGTATAAAGCACTTCGCCCTCAGCAAATCCTTCAACATAATTCATTGCGACAGGCACTTCTACTTTAAGCACATCAACACCAAAACGTGGATCTGCGAAGAATTTCATTGCTTCAATCACTTTGCGAGGTTTCACTTTCGCATTGTAAACTTTATCTTCATTACTTCCGTCGTAAGCGATAATTTCTAAAAAGAGTGGAAGCTCTTCCATTTTACATTCAGAACCAACACGCTCAACAAATGCAGCTTTACGATCATTAATTTCTTTTGGTTCATCAATATCAAAATAAATTAATAATTTAACCGCTTCCGCCCCTTTTTCTTTTAAACGTAAGACAGACACGTCATCAATTAAATCAGGGAAACGTCCAACGATTGTTTTATCGTAACCTGTTTTTTCATAAGCCATAATCAAACCGCAATTCTCATCACGTTTTTTAGAGGCTGGCCAACCAAATTCTGGATCTAACAAAATAGATGAGGCATAAGGCGTTAATTCTTGTGAAATAAGCACTTTAAACTCACTCACTTGTTCAGGAGTAATATCATCGCCCATCATTCGACGTAACGCACCACGTTGGTCGATAGCCAGTGCAGCAATAATGCCATCTTTCGTTGAGAGTTTTTTTAAGAAATCTTTTTTAGCCATTAGTTACTCCTTATTCATCATCATCTGAAGCTAAATTCTTTAATTGATACGCAACATCGTAAATTTGCTCTTTGGCATTATCTAGCAAGCCTTCTGTACCTTCTTCGCTGACATAGCTAATCACCATTGGCAAATTCATACCGCTATATAAGCCTGATAATTGACTTAAATAACGCATCGCAATGTTACAAGGTGTACCACCCATAATGTCACAGAACACAACAATCTCGCCTGTCGCTTTAGCTAACGCTTGCTCAAATTTTTGTTGGAAATCTTCTGTCCCTTCGTGCGGGTATAGACAGACCGTTTGAGCATTTTCAATCTCACCCAAAATCATTTCTGCGGTTTCCAATAATCCTTCGGCAAATTCACCGTGGCTGATTAAAATTAAACTCATCATTTGCTCCTATTTCAAATTACAAATTCTTCGTATTTAATTGTTTATAAATTGGTTTATCACTAAATGTTAATTCCGTTGGTCTAACACCTTCTGTTTCAAACACAATAATTTGGTTTTTCCCCTTGTGTAGCAACGGTGCAGGTAAATAAAGGTAACAAGTTGGGCCTTCATTCCAATAACGCCCTAGGTTTTCGCCATTAACAATGACAACCCCTTTACCTAATTTGCTAGTATCAATAAAGGTATCTTTTGGCTCGTCATCAATTGTTAAGGTAAATTGATAGAAAGACGGTGTTTGAGGATCTTGCTTGCCTGAAAAATCAATCTGATCTAATTTTTCAAAATCAATCGCATATTGTTCCCATCCAGTATGGAAATGCAGATCGAGAATTGCTCCTGCCCCAATACCTTTATGCTGTGTTGGAGCCAGTAACTTACCGCCATAATTGACTCGTCCCATATTTTCAACCAATAGATCTAATTGAAATTGTCCATTTGGCGTTTGCAACATAATGTCATTACCAATTTCGTGTTGATATTGAGTTGCGACCTTTTGATGATCATTAAAGACTTGAACACGATCTCGGCATTG
This region includes:
- a CDS encoding glycosyltransferase family 25 protein codes for the protein MKKYLISLDKDTHRRELFFAQPDTRDFQVFSAFNTMNDDLDSLSKRFDCEYFLQKYARAVTKGEVGCTLSHLGVYQQIIDDESIADNDFCLICEDDALFNHDFQAQLTKLIQQGISADLVLVGQSKITDFNHLELEINYPTTYQFLQQRMDGCYFNVVYPYKNYFAGTVAYLIKKSVARKFIEEMGNKPYWLADDFILFGDKFGLDIQYVRPLMAIENPKLNSNLESIRGSVSNNLIKKLIKYPFKKLLAIKRNLKLSG
- a CDS encoding glycosyltransferase family 52, whose product is MNIIICYTPLHVLIAERIIELYPNEKFYGVMIYPVDNEKYQHYSEKLQAKCNQFFSLHQHTDRFNLLKEIIELKYRFYRKNFQRVFVASINDIQIQFLLSSISFQHFYTFDDGTANIVPSSVYYKDEPKTFIRRTINRVLHNKYSVEILKSLSEAHYTIYPDFPNIISNTINIDLFSSLSSSSNVESVSILLGQPAFLENEKNIKLAESVIKKFNIQYYFPHPREQYQLSQVEYIDTPLILEDYLSQVVKNKKCKIYTYFSSAVLNVYHNENIEVTSLRIDTDEPAFIESYELLKKVGINIIDIRE
- a CDS encoding flippase; amino-acid sequence: MKVVKDSFIYLIGELASRSMPFLLLPYLSRKLGVEGFGELSYYQTFTVLFFIIVGLSQEGAITRYFYVYGKRSLDLVVSTGYTYTIFMGIVVLLVCWFFNNEILLYVALSAVFQSFLGVQLSIRQCQKQAIPYTVIQFFSSITAVVFTILLLEIFDTDLVEKRLIAILLGNVTVFVGSYLLYRKKVKTTFFSLKQYKSALFYLLGFGVPLILHNSSLFLKGQLDRIFIFHKFNEADLGLYAMGAQIAAILMILLQAVNKASIPYFFDALKQKKINVKDVHRWALLSFIIVPIPAILMWLVPESVVAWLLSDQFVGAKYYMVLFLLSVAMTIPYFILVNYLFYYGKNKFISVCSVLSTVIYLVSLVGLTYTKIEYIPYAGILGSLSIIPILYFMTARVGKVGGME
- a CDS encoding YdcF family protein; the protein is MFELTKIITTVVLSPFNVLILWIISLILSALKYKKLSYFTTFLGIFILYAFSIPYTSQKLHDSLVTEDNLTLDDYKSAQAIVLLGGGLRDSKELFSKLAISEVALERVRYAAYLQKETQLPLLITGSSPNGTSEAAVMARELNMFFNIPTTWLEEKAKTTKENAEFSHQILAKENMNKIIVVTNQWHMQRAKFLFEREGFEVLPASVGAGITPATYGLNMMYFIPQSGALHSNMLAVKEWLGYWKEKW
- the lacD gene encoding tagatose-bisphosphate aldolase; this translates as MAKKDFLKKLSTKDGIIAALAIDQRGALRRMMGDDITPEQVSEFKVLISQELTPYASSILLDPEFGWPASKKRDENCGLIMAYEKTGYDKTIVGRFPDLIDDVSVLRLKEKGAEAVKLLIYFDIDEPKEINDRKAAFVERVGSECKMEELPLFLEIIAYDGSNEDKVYNAKVKPRKVIEAMKFFADPRFGVDVLKVEVPVAMNYVEGFAEGEVLYTQEEAKAFFRQQSEATPLPFIFLSAGVSAKLFQDTLKFAKEAGSQFNGVLCGRATWAGAAETYKEKGVDAAREWLKTQGKKNISELLEVLEKTATPVKF
- a CDS encoding PTS sugar transporter subunit IIA — protein: MMSLILISHGEFAEGLLETAEMILGEIENAQTVCLYPHEGTEDFQQKFEQALAKATGEIVVFCDIMGGTPCNIAMRYLSQLSGLYSGMNLPMVISYVSEEGTEGLLDNAKEQIYDVAYQLKNLASDDDE